Proteins encoded in a region of the Mercenaria mercenaria strain notata chromosome 1, MADL_Memer_1, whole genome shotgun sequence genome:
- the LOC123544874 gene encoding neo-calmodulin-like: MSDVFTEEQLEEFKETFSLFDKEGDGSISLKELGTVLRALGQHPTEADLNDLVGNLEVEGHMTIEFPEFLSILAKIIKDTDPETELTEAFKVFDKESSGNISNADLRRIMTTYGEVLNDEEVEEMIREADTDGDGIVDYAEFISMVIQP; this comes from the exons atg TCTGACGTGTTTACCGAAGAGCAGCTTGAAG AGTTCAAGGAAACGTTCAGTTTGTTTGATAAAGAAGGAGATGGATCTATATCACTGAAAGAGCTTGGTACCGTCCTCAGAGCATTAGGTCAACATCCAACCGAGGCTGACCTTAATGACCTTGTTGGTAATCTTGAAGTCGAAG GTCACATGACTATAGAGTTTCCGGAGTTTTTGAGTATCCTAGCAAAAATCATCAAAGACACCGACCCAGAGACGGAACTTACAGAGGCATTCAag GTTTTCGACAAGGAAAGCTCCGGCAATATTTCAAACGCAGACTTACGGAGGATAATGACGACGTATGGCGAAGTGTTAAATGACGAGGAGGTCGAAGAGATGATAAGGGAAGCAGACACAGACGGCGACGGCATTGTTGACTATGCAG agTTTATTTCTATGGTGATACAGCCGTGA
- the LOC123544873 gene encoding calmodulin-A-like — protein sequence MPLTGVKLNAKQQEELKEAFIIYDSDGDGKCNREQAAMVLRSICLSPTNEELNNILGDRERLFSLNELQSIISTKAPQFETEDELKDAFRIFDKDGAGYLDAKELRHVLENLGERMRADEVDEMFREVEISGDNQINYEDMVRTIQCLY from the exons ATG cctCTTACCGGTGTGAAACTGAATGCTAAACAACAAGAAG AGTTGAAGGAGGCGTTTATAATCTATGATAGTGATGGAGATGGCAAATGTAACAGGGAACAGGCCGCAATGGTGCTCAGAAGTATATGTCTTAGTCCAACAAATGAGGAACTTAACAACATCCTTGGGGATA GAGAACGTCTTTTCTCATTAAATGAACTGCAGTCGATAATAAGTACAAAGGCTCCGCAATTTGAGACAGAAGACGAACTGAAAGATGCCTTCCGTATATTTGACAAAGATGGCGCCGGTTACCTTGACGCAAAAGAACTCCGTCACGTGCTTGAAAATCTTGGCGAAAGAATGAGAGCTGACGAAGTAGACGAGATGTTTCGAGAAGTTGAAATCAGTGGTGATAACCAAATTAACTATGAAG ATATGGTACGTACTATCCAGTGCCTGTATTGA